The following proteins are co-located in the Gossypium hirsutum isolate 1008001.06 chromosome A02, Gossypium_hirsutum_v2.1, whole genome shotgun sequence genome:
- the LOC107951043 gene encoding mannosyl-oligosaccharide 1,2-alpha-mannosidase MNS1, translating to MARSRSSSSSSKFRYCNPSYYLKRPKRLALLLIVFVSATFFVWDRQTLVREHEVEVSKLTDEVHRLRDMLEELKSKAVPNDPVEMQRREKVKEAMVHAWSSYERYAWGNDELQPQSKDGVNSFGGLGATLIDSLDTLYIMGLDEQFQRAREWVANSLDFNKDYDASVFETTIRVVGGLLSAYDLSRDNVFLEKARDIADRLLPAWDTTTGIPYNVINLAHGNAHNPGWAGGQSILADSGTEQLEFIALSQRTGDPKYQEKVEKVIVALNKTFPADGLLPIYINPETATGSYSTITFGAMGDSFYEYLLKAWIQGNKTSSLKLYRDMWETSMKGLLSLIRRSTPSSFAYICEKNGDSLTDKMDELACFAPGMLALGSSDYGPDEAKKFLSLAEELAWTCYSFYQSTPTKLAGENYFFNPGQDMTVGTSWNILRPETVESLFYLWRLTGNKTYQEWGWNIFQAFEKNSRIESGYVGLKDVNTGIKDNKMQSFFLAETLKYLYLLFSPPTVIPLDEWVFNTEAHPLRIVNRNDANLAALEGQHKPVIKIRSRKTGRLGGN from the exons ATGGCGAGGAGTAGATCATCGTCATCTTCGAGTAAATTTAGATACTGTAATCCATCGTATTATTTGAAAAGACCGAAGCGTTTGGCTTTGCTTTTGATTGTTTTCGTTTCAGCTACTTTTTTCGTTTGGGATCGTCAAACTCTCGTTAGAGAACACGAG GTTGAAGTGTCCAAGTTAACTGATGAAGTGCATCGATTACGAGATATG CTGGAGGAATTGAAGAGTAAGGCAGTGCCAAATGATCCCGTTGAAAtgcaaagaagagaaaaagttaAGGAAGCTATGGTTCATGCCTGGAGTTCATATGAGCGGTATGCATGGGGCAATGACGAACTTCAG CCTCAGTCAAAGGATGGTGTCAATAGCTTTGGTGGTCTTGGAGCAACACTAATAGACTCTCTTGATACTTTATACATTATGGGTCTGGATGAGCAATTTCAAAGAGCAAGAGA GTGGGTTGCAAACTCATTGGATTTTAACAAGGACTATGATGCCAGTGTTTTCGAGACAACCATAAG AGTTGTAGGTGGACTTCTTAGTGCATATGATCTTTCAAGGGACAACGTTTTCCTCGAAAAAGCTAGAGATATTGCAGATAGATTGCTACCTGCTTGGGATACTACTACTGGGATCCCTTATAATGTTATCAACTTGGCTCATGGAAATGCACATAACCCTGGTTGGGCTGGG GGTCAAAGTATTCTTGCAGACTCAGGGACTGAGCAACTAGAGTTTATTGCTCTTTCTCAAAGAACAGGAGATCCCAAGTATCAGGAGAAG GTGGAGAAGGTTATAGTTGCCCTTAATAAAACTTTTCCGGCCGATGGTTTGCTTCCCATCTATATTAATCCTGAAACTGCAACTGGTTCATACTCCACTATAACCTTTGGTGCTATGGGTGACAG CTTCTATGAATATCTGCTCAAAGCCTGGATACAGGGAAACAAAACATCATCATTAAAGCTTTATAG AGATATGTGGGAAACATCAATGAAAGGTCTACTAAGCTTAATTAGAAGATCAACGCCATCATCTTTTGCATATATCTGTGAGAAAAATGGGGATTCACTGACAGACAAG ATGGATGAATTAGCATGCTTTGCTCCAGGAATGTTGGCTTTAGGTTCATCTGATTATGGTCCTGATGAGGCAAAGAAATTTCTTTCACTTGCTGAAGAG CTTGCTTGGACCTGTTACAGTTTCTACCAATCCACACCAACAAAGTTAGCCGGAGagaattatttctttaatccgGGGCAG GACATGACAGTGGGCACATCCTGGAACATATTGAGACCAGAGACAGTTGAATCACTATTTTATCTGTGGCGCTTAACTGGTAATAAGACATATCAGGAGTGGGGTTGGAATATATTTCAGGCATTTGAAAAGAACTCCCGGATAGAATCTGGATATGTTGGACTGAAGGAT GTTAACACTGGTATAAAAGACAACAAGATGCAAAGCTTTTTTCTTGCAGAGACGCTGAAATATCTTTATCTTCTTTTCTCACCACCTACTGTCATCCCATTGGATGAGTGGGTATTCAACACAGAAGCGCACCCTTTGCGGATAGTTAACCGCAATGATGCAAATCTTGCAGCATTGGAAGGGCAACATAAACCTGTGATCAAAATACGAAGCAGGAAAACTGGTCGATTGGGTGGTAATTAG